A portion of the Blastochloris tepida genome contains these proteins:
- the hisE gene encoding phosphoribosyl-ATP diphosphatase produces the protein MADSIDRLFQAVRAAQAGGNGRSRTAKLLNSGRIKIAKKVVEEAAEVSFEAVLENREAVIRESADLMYNLVVMWADAGITPKDVWSEMTRREQAMGIAEKLPKSPSKSGAKALSKATPAPRRKSRPVRAG, from the coding sequence ATGGCCGATTCAATCGATCGCCTCTTCCAGGCCGTCCGTGCCGCGCAGGCGGGCGGCAACGGCCGTTCGCGCACGGCCAAGCTGCTCAACAGCGGGCGCATCAAGATCGCCAAGAAGGTGGTGGAGGAGGCGGCCGAGGTCAGCTTCGAGGCGGTGCTGGAGAACCGCGAGGCGGTGATCCGCGAGAGCGCCGACCTGATGTACAACCTCGTGGTGATGTGGGCCGACGCCGGCATCACCCCGAAGGACGTATGGTCGGAGATGACCCGGCGCGAGCAGGCGATGGGCATCGCCGAGAAGCTGCCCAAGTCCCCGTCCAAATCCGGCGCGAAGGCCCTTTCCAAGGCGACCCCGGCGCCGCGCCGCAAATCCCGCCCGGTGCGGGCGGGATAG
- the efp gene encoding elongation factor P — MRVIASSVRKGNILEIDGKLYAVISAESFFPGKGTPTTQIDMRRISDGVKTTQRYKTTEQVERAHVEDRPYTFLYEDGDGFHFMNKETYDQIAVSKDVIGDQSVYLQPEMECMLSVFEGNAVAIDLPQRVTLEVVETQAVVKGQTASSSYKPAILSNGVKTLVPPHIEAGTRIVVMTADGAYCERAKD, encoded by the coding sequence GTGAGAGTCATCGCCAGTTCCGTCCGCAAGGGCAACATTCTCGAAATCGACGGCAAGCTTTATGCCGTGATCTCCGCCGAGAGCTTCTTTCCCGGCAAGGGCACGCCGACGACCCAGATCGACATGCGCCGGATCAGCGACGGGGTGAAGACCACCCAGCGCTACAAGACCACCGAGCAGGTCGAGCGCGCCCATGTCGAGGATCGTCCCTATACCTTCCTCTACGAGGACGGCGACGGCTTCCACTTTATGAACAAGGAGACCTACGACCAGATCGCGGTCTCCAAGGACGTGATCGGCGACCAGTCGGTCTATCTCCAGCCGGAGATGGAGTGCATGCTGTCGGTGTTCGAGGGCAATGCGGTGGCGATCGACCTGCCCCAGCGCGTGACGTTGGAGGTCGTCGAGACCCAGGCGGTGGTGAAGGGTCAGACCGCGTCCTCGTCCTACAAGCCGGCGATCCTCTCCAACGGCGTCAAGACCCTGGTGCCGCCGCACATCGAAGCCGGCACCCGCATCGTGGTGATGACCGCCGACGGCGCCTACTGCGAGCGCGCCAAGGACTGA
- a CDS encoding acyltransferase family protein has product MTATYTATGGHDGRVDWVDYAKGFCIVFVVMMHATYGVEAALGQQGFMHPLVEFMTPFRIPDFFLLSGLFVGRVIDRDLRTYLDRKVVHFVYFLLLWSAIIFLVKGLLFGDASLRELPMALAMAFIEPFGTLWFIHMLPIFFIVARLTRRLPMPLVLGVAAVLEIAHIDTGYFVVDQFCARIVYFLAGYYACRQVFQLAAWAQGHVRLALAGLAAWAVMEALAVHFGISALPVVSLVLGMAGAMAVVAASALMAGRDVFAPLRYCGRNTLVIYLAFFLFMATSRVALIKLGLVTDAGWLSVIVTLIAVTGPLLLHLAVKNTPARYLFVRPEAFKLVPGRPKLQPAE; this is encoded by the coding sequence ATGACGGCAACCTACACGGCGACCGGCGGGCACGACGGACGGGTCGATTGGGTCGACTACGCCAAGGGTTTTTGCATCGTCTTCGTGGTGATGATGCACGCCACCTATGGCGTCGAGGCCGCGCTCGGCCAGCAGGGCTTCATGCACCCGCTCGTCGAGTTCATGACGCCGTTCCGCATCCCGGACTTCTTCCTGCTGTCGGGCCTGTTCGTCGGGCGGGTGATCGACCGCGACCTGCGGACCTATCTCGACCGCAAGGTGGTGCACTTCGTCTATTTCCTGCTGCTGTGGAGCGCGATCATCTTCCTGGTGAAGGGGCTGCTGTTCGGCGACGCCTCACTGAGGGAGCTGCCGATGGCGCTGGCGATGGCGTTCATCGAGCCGTTCGGCACCTTGTGGTTCATCCACATGCTGCCGATCTTCTTCATCGTCGCCCGCCTCACCCGCCGGCTGCCCATGCCGCTGGTGCTGGGGGTGGCGGCGGTATTGGAGATCGCCCACATCGACACCGGCTATTTTGTGGTCGACCAGTTCTGCGCCCGCATCGTCTATTTCCTCGCCGGCTACTATGCCTGCCGCCAGGTGTTCCAGCTTGCCGCCTGGGCGCAGGGCCATGTCCGCCTCGCTCTGGCCGGGCTCGCGGCCTGGGCGGTGATGGAGGCATTGGCCGTCCATTTCGGCATCTCGGCGCTGCCGGTGGTGTCGCTCGTGCTCGGCATGGCCGGGGCGATGGCGGTGGTCGCGGCCTCGGCGTTGATGGCCGGGCGCGACGTGTTCGCACCCTTGCGCTATTGCGGCCGCAACACGCTGGTCATCTATCTCGCCTTCTTCCTGTTCATGGCCACCAGTCGCGTGGCGCTGATCAAGCTCGGCCTCGTCACCGATGCCGGCTGGCTGTCGGTCATCGTCACGCTGATCGCCGTCACCGGACCGCTGCTGCTGCACCTGGCGGTGAAGAACACCCCGGCGCGCTATCTGTTCGTGCGGCCGGAGGCGTTCAAGCTGGTGCCGGGCCGGCCGAAGCTGCAGCCGGCGGAATAG
- a CDS encoding glucan ABC transporter ATP-binding protein/ permease has translation MNLIRLYGRTISALGPELRLGIILTGANLALACAQFAEPILYGRIIDTLIGAQSAGRPPAFADITPWLLAWAGFALFTVVAGVLIALHADRLAHRRRLGIVTTYFEHVLQLPLAYHGATHSGRLMKVMLEGADTLWSLWLSFFRETFAAMAALIVMMPVALWMNWRLASLLIGLAVLFSALTSYVMRKTEGMQAVVEDFHSDLAERASDTLGNVALVQSFTRIEAEVRGLRDVAANVLRAQMPVLSWWAVVSVATRASTTLTVLAIFLFGTWLHLQGLTSIGEIVTFVNFAGMLIGRLEQSVSFVNHMVMDAPQLRQFFEVMDTAPAVRDRPGARALEKPKGAVAFHDVSFSYDGKRPALADVSFSAEPGETVALVGSTGAGKSTALALLHRAYDPQSGAITIDGIDIRDITLASLRHSIGVVFQEALLFNRTIRENLLAGKADATEEEIRIACERAQAAEFIGRQSEGLDSIAGERGRALSGGERQRLAIARALLKDPPILILDEATSALDAATEHKVQLALDEVMRGRTTFVIAHRLATVRNADRILVFEGGRIVEAGSFDELVRLGGRFAALAKAQFMVPGEPIDLRPPVET, from the coding sequence ATGAACCTGATCCGTCTCTACGGCCGCACCATTTCCGCGCTCGGCCCCGAGCTGCGGCTCGGCATCATTCTCACCGGCGCCAATCTGGCGCTGGCCTGCGCCCAGTTCGCCGAGCCGATCCTCTATGGCCGCATCATCGACACGCTGATCGGCGCCCAGAGCGCCGGCCGGCCGCCGGCCTTCGCCGACATCACGCCGTGGCTTCTGGCCTGGGCCGGCTTCGCGCTGTTCACGGTGGTGGCGGGCGTCCTGATCGCGCTGCATGCCGACCGCCTCGCCCACCGCCGCCGGCTCGGCATCGTCACCACCTATTTCGAGCACGTGCTGCAACTGCCGCTCGCCTATCACGGCGCCACCCATTCCGGCCGGCTGATGAAGGTCATGCTGGAGGGCGCTGACACGCTGTGGAGCCTGTGGCTGTCGTTCTTCCGCGAGACCTTCGCGGCCATGGCCGCGCTTATCGTGATGATGCCGGTGGCGCTGTGGATGAACTGGCGGCTGGCGTCGCTGCTGATCGGGCTGGCGGTGCTGTTCTCGGCCCTCACCTCCTATGTGATGCGCAAGACCGAGGGCATGCAGGCGGTGGTCGAGGATTTTCATTCCGACCTCGCCGAGCGCGCCTCCGACACGCTCGGCAATGTCGCGCTGGTGCAGTCCTTCACCCGCATCGAGGCCGAGGTGCGCGGCCTGCGCGACGTCGCCGCCAACGTGCTGCGCGCCCAGATGCCGGTGCTGTCGTGGTGGGCGGTGGTGTCGGTGGCCACCCGCGCCTCGACCACGCTCACAGTGCTCGCCATCTTCCTGTTCGGCACATGGCTGCATCTGCAGGGGCTGACCTCGATCGGCGAGATCGTCACCTTCGTCAATTTCGCCGGCATGCTGATCGGGCGGCTCGAACAATCGGTGAGCTTCGTCAACCACATGGTGATGGACGCACCGCAGCTTCGGCAGTTCTTCGAGGTGATGGACACCGCTCCCGCGGTGCGCGACCGCCCCGGCGCCCGCGCGCTCGAGAAGCCGAAAGGCGCGGTCGCCTTCCACGACGTGTCGTTCTCCTATGACGGCAAGCGCCCGGCGCTGGCCGACGTCAGCTTCTCGGCCGAGCCCGGCGAGACCGTCGCCCTGGTCGGCTCGACCGGCGCCGGCAAGTCGACGGCGCTCGCTCTGCTCCACCGCGCCTACGACCCGCAGTCGGGCGCCATCACCATCGACGGCATCGACATCCGCGACATCACGCTGGCGTCGCTGCGCCATTCCATCGGCGTGGTGTTCCAGGAGGCGCTGCTGTTCAACCGGACGATCCGCGAGAACCTGCTGGCCGGCAAGGCGGACGCCACCGAGGAGGAAATCCGCATCGCCTGCGAGCGCGCCCAGGCCGCCGAGTTCATCGGCCGCCAGAGCGAGGGCCTCGATTCGATCGCTGGCGAGCGTGGCCGCGCGCTGTCCGGCGGCGAGCGCCAGCGCCTCGCCATCGCCCGCGCGCTGCTGAAGGATCCGCCGATCCTGATCCTCGACGAGGCGACCTCGGCGCTCGATGCCGCCACCGAGCACAAGGTGCAGCTGGCGCTCGATGAGGTGATGCGCGGCCGCACCACCTTCGTCATCGCCCACCGGCTTGCCACGGTGCGCAATGCCGACCGCATCCTGGTGTTCGAGGGCGGGCGCATCGTCGAGGCCGGCAGCTTCGACGAGCTGGTGCGGCTCGGCGGCCGGTTCGCGGCGCTGGCCAAGGCGCAGTTCATGGTGCCGGGTGAGCCGATCGACCTCCGCCCGCCGGTGGAGACTTGA